CGGAGAGACCAAATCGGCGGTCAAGCTGGAGTCGGGGCTGGATGTCGATTTACGGGTGGTTCCGGCCGAATCGTACGGCGCCGCTCTGAACTACTTTACCGGCTCCAAGGATCACAACGTCACCCTGCGCGAAATGGCCTTGGCCAAAGGGTGGAAGCTGAACGAGTACGGGTTGTTCAAAGGGAAAAAGCAGCTCGCCGGCCGAACCGAGGAGGAACTCTACGCCGCTTTGGGGATGGAATACGTTCCGCCGGAAATGCGGGAAAATACCGGCGAAATTGAACTGGCCAAAAAGCACAAGCTTCCCAAGCTCATCGGTTACGACGACTTACAGGGCGACCTGCAAATCCAGACCGACTGGACCGACGGCGCTGACACGATAGAGGCCTACGCCCAAGCCGCCATCGAACGGGGTTTGAAATACATCGCCATCACCGACCACACCAAACGGCTGGCGATGACCGGCGGGCTGGATGAGAAAAAAATTCGCCGGCAGTGGGCGGAAATCGACCGGGTGCAGAAAAAAATCGGCTCGAAGTTGAAAATCCTGAAGGGGACCGAGTGCGATATTCTGAAAGACGGAAGTCTGGATTTGGACGACGAAACGCTGGGCCGGCTGAACGTTTGCGGCGTCGCCGTCCATTCCCATTTCGATTTGTCGCGGGAGGAGCAAACCAAACGTATCATCCGCGCCATCAATAATCCCAACGTCGATATACTCTTCCACCCCACCGGACGGTTGATTGGGAAACGGGAGGCGTATGACGTCGATATGGACGCCATTATAAAAGCCGCCAAGGAGACCGGCACCGTTCTGGAAATAGACGCCTTCCCCGACCGGCTGGATTTGAAAGATGAGCATATCAAAAAATGCGTGGCCGCCGGGGTGAAGCTGGCCATCGACACGGACGCCCACGCTATCGCCCATCTCGATTTTCTCGAATACGGCATCGCCCAGGCCCGCCGCGGCTGGGCGGAAAAATCCGACGTCATCAACACCCGCCCGTTGGAGGCGTTATTGAAATTGCTTAAAAAATAGGCGCACTTTTACATAAGGGTATTCACTACTCCAACGGCGACGAATTGTTTTTGAATGGACAGATTTATACTTTGCCGTATATGCCTTCGAACGCCGTGATTCGAAAATCCCGTCCGGTCAGATAATGCTGCATTCTGATACAGAAGCGTTCGACCAGATTCCCATGATGGAGGACCGGAGGGTTCTCGAGGCAATGGCCTCCCGGTTGGAAGGATTGACCAAGCAGGAGGTCATCCAGAACCTTGACCGTTTTGGCCGCAACGCCGTCCCCGGGCTCAAGAGAAAGTCCCTTATAAAACGGTTTCTTGCCAATTTCACCCATCTGATGGCTTTCCTTTTATGGGGGGGTGGGGTTATCGGCTTTGTCGCCGGTATGCCCCAGTTGGGATACGCCATATGGGCCGTCAATCTAATCAACGGGATCTTCAGCTTCTGGCAGGAGTACAAGGCGGAAAAAGCAACCGAGACCCTGCTCCGATTGCTTCCTGCTTTCGCCCGAATCGTTCGTGAAGGCAGAGAAGTCCGCGTGCTGGCGGAGGAACTGGTACCGGGGGATATTTTGCTCTTGGCGGAAGGGGAAAAAATCCCGGCCGACGCCCGGCTTCTTTCCGGCTCGGCGTTGACTGTCGATCAATCAACCCTGACTGGCGAATCCCGACCGGTGCAGAAAACCGGTGATGTTGCCCACCCTCATCAAGACCGCTGGGAGTACCCCAATTTAATTTTCGCCGGCACCAGTGTCGCGACCGGCAGCGCCCGGGCCGTGGTCATTGCCACAGGCGGTGACACCGAGTTTGGAAAAATTGCCCGGCTGACACAAGCCCTACCGGAGGCACCCAGTCCCCTGCAGAAGGAGATGATGTGGGTGACGCGGCTGATCACCCTCTTGGTCGTTGCCATCGGCGCGGTTTTTTGGGCGGCGGCCACTCTTTTGGCCGGCTTGGAGTTACGGGTAGGATTTGTCTTTGCGATGGGAATGATTGTTGCCTTCGTCCCGGAAGGGCTTCTGCCCACCGTCACGCTCTCATTGGCCATGGGGGTGCAGCGGATGGCCCGCCGCAACGCCTTGGTCAAGACCCTCTCTTCGGTCGAAACGTTGGGCTCCACCACCGTCATCTGCACGGACAAAACCGGCACCTTGACCCAAAACGAAATGACCGTGACCGACTTCTGGGTGGGCGGGCGAAAGTTGAAACTGACCGGCGTGGGCTATCATTCTGATGGGCAGGTTCTGGAAGCGGGCCGGCCGGTTTCGGTTCATTTTCAGCCGGATTTGCAGGAGCTGCTCACAGCCGCCAGTTTGTGCAACAATTCACGCCTTGTATCCTCGGGAAGTGTCCCGGGGGTCTGGACACCGGTTGGGGAGTCCGGCGAAGCAGCTTTGAGAGTGGCCGCGTTGAAAGCAGGTCTTAACGGAGAGGAAATTGAACGCCTGTATCCGAGGATTTCGGAAATCCCCTTCGACACCCGCCGGCGGCGAATGACCACCATTCAGCAGGGGCCGGAAGAGCGCATCGTCTTCGTCAAAGGTTCCGCCAAAGAACTTTTGACCCTCTGCACCCGCTTCCGGCAGGGAGGCGCGGAAATTACCCTCGATGAAAAAACCCGCCGGGAAATTTCTGATGCCGTTGACGGCTACGCCCGGGGCGGTCTGCGGGTTTTGGCCTTCGCCCGGCGTACGCTTCCCGGCTCGCTTTCCGATTTCACCCCTTACCAGATGGAGCGGGAACTGACCTTTCTGGGGCTGGCCGCCCTTACCGATCCACCCCGAGCGGGGGTGGCAGAGGCCGTGGAAAAATGTCACCGGGCCGGCATCCGGCTGGTGATGTTTACCGGGGATTACGAACTCACCGCCGAAGCGGTGGCCCGCAAGATAGGCCTCCTCCGCTCCTCCCGATCCCGGATTTACACGGGGGGAGAGGTGGCCGAAATGAGCGATGCGGAACTGGCGGAGGTGTTGCGTGCCAACGTGGTCTTCGCCCGTTTTACGCCGGAAGAGAAGCTCCGTTTGGTCGCCATCCTGCAAACGATGGGGGAGGTGGTCGCCGTTACCGGCGACGGCGTCAATGACGCCCCGGCTTTGAAGAAGGCCGATATCGGCGTGGCAATGGGAAAATCCGGCACGGATGTGGCCAGGGAAGCCGCCGATATGGTTCTGGTCGATGACGACTTTGCCTCCATCGTGAATGCGGTGGAAGAGGGGCGCGCGGTTTACGCCAATATCCGCAAGTTCATCACCTACATTTTCACCAGCAACGTGGCGGAGGCCTTTCCCTTCATATTTTTCGCGCTTTCCAGCGGGAGGATTCCGTTGGGCTTGAACGTAATGCAGGTGCTTTCTATCGATTTGGGCACGGACATTATGCCCGCGTTGGCCTTGGGGGCTGAAAAGCCCGAGTCCGGTCTCATGGACCGGCCGCCCCGGCCGCGGAATCAGCACGTCATTGACAAACCGCTTTTGATCCGGGTTTTTTTCTGGTTGGGGCTGTTCCAGGGGATTACGGCGATGGTCGCTTTTTATTTCCAGTATTGGCGGAACGGATTTGTCGGGCAGTGGATCGATCTGCCATCGGGAGGAACTTTGTATGCGTCCGCAACGACAATGACGCTGGCTGCCATCGTGGCCTCTCAAGTCGGTAATCTCTTTACCCAGCGCTCGGAGCGCTTGTCCCTTTTTCGCATGAATCCTTTTACCAACCGCCTTCTGTGGCTGGGGGTGGGCGTGGAGGTGGTTCTGCTTTTGGCCGTCGTTTATTTACCGCCCTTTCAAAAAGTGTTCGGCACGGCGCCGTTTGCGGCCGCCAATTGGTTTCTGCTTCTGGCTGCCGTCCCCCTTTTGCCATTAGCGGATGAAGTCAGAAAAGCCGTGGCACGAAGAAAAACAAAAAGTCGGGGTAATGAATCTCTTCACTAAACGAAAGCCGGTCGCCGACGGAGCTTGAATTGCTCCCTTGACTGCCCGAAGACCTTCGCATATGCTCCCTTCTTCCGTATGACCGCAAATCCCGAAGGGATTTTTCACATCCACAAAATCTCAAAAATTTACAAAATGGGAGAAGTGGAAATTCACGCCCTGCGGCGGGTCGATTTTGATTTGTACGCCGGCGAATTCGTGGTGCTTCTGGGCCCCTCCGGCAGCGGCAAATCGACTTTGCTCAACATCCTAGGGGGGCTGGACGTCCCCACCAGCGGCGAGGTTTATTATCTCGATCACAAACTGACTTCCGCTGACGAACCGGATTTGACCCGCTTCCGCCGGGAGCATGTCGGCTTCGTGTTCCAGTTCTACAACCTGATTCCAAGCTTGACCGCCTTGGAAAACGTAGCTTTGGTCACGGAAATCTCCCCCCGATCGATGGCCCCGGAAGAAGCCCTGCGGCTGGTCGGGCTGGAAAATCGGATGCACCATTTCCCGGCCCAGCTTTCCGGCGGGGAACAGCAGCGGGTGGCGATCGCCCGCGCCGTGGCCAAACGTCCGGAGGTGCTGCTCTGTGACGAGCCGACCGGGGCACTGGATTTTGCCACGGGGAAAGTCGTGCTCGAAGTTTTGGAAAAGGTGAACCGGGAACTGGGAACCATCACCGTGGTCATCACTCACAACGCCTCCATTGCGCAAATGGCCGACCGGGTCATCCGCTTGAGCAGCGGGCAAGTGGCCGGCATCCGGAAAAACGAGCGCCGGGCCTCTCCGGCGGAACTGGCCTGGTAGCCGATGGGCGCGCTTGACAGAAAATTGCTGCGGGATCTTGGGCGGCTGCGCGGCCAGTTGATTGCGGTGGCACTCGTGGTCGCCTGCGGCATCGCCGCCTACGTCACCATGCGCAGTGCCTACCAGTCGCTGGTGGTCTCGCAGGCCGCCTACTATCAGGAATACCGCTTCGCCAATCTCTTCGCCCATCTCAAGCGGGCCCCGAACTCCTTGGCGGAGCGCATCGCCCGAATCCCCGGCGTGGCTCAAGTCCAAACCCGCATCGTTATGGAAGTGAACCTGGACGTTCCCGGACTGGAGCAGCCCGCCACCGGTCGGATGGTCTCCATTCCAGAAAAAAGAGTTCCGATGTTGAACGATTTGCACCTCCGGGCCGGCCGCTACATCGAGCCGGGCCGCCGCGGGGAGGTTCTGGCGAGCGAAGCGTTCGCCACGGCCAACGAGTTGAAGGTCGGCGACCGAATCGGTGCGGTTTTGAACGGCCGCTGGGAGGAGCTCCAAATCGTCGGCATTGCCCTTTCCCCCGAGTACGTCTATGAAATCCGCGGCACGGAGGTCCTGCCGGACAACCGCCGCTTCGGCGTTTTCTGGATGGGGCGGGAGGCGCTTGCCGCCGCCTTCAACATGGAAGGGGCTTTCAACGATCTGGCTCTGACGCTGGCACCGGGCGCCGTCGAGGCCGAAGTGATCTCCCGACTGGACGCCCTGCTTTCCCGCTACGGCGGCTTGGGGACCTACAGCCGTTCCGAGCAGATTTCCCACCGTTTTCTTTCGGATGAAATCGCCCAGGACCGGATTACCGGCCTCTTCGTCCCCTCCATCTTCCTGGCCGTCGCCGCCTTTTTAATCCACATCGTTCTGACCCGTCTGGTCGGCACGCAAAGGCCCCAGATTGGCGTCTTGAAGGCCTTCGGCTACGGCAACTGGGAAATCGGTGCGCACTACTTGAAGTTCGCTTGGACGGCGGTTTTCGCCGGCACCGTTTTGGGGGTTGCTTTGGGAATCTGGTTTGGCAAGGAGATCGCCGAACTCTACTCCCTTTATTTTCATTTTCCGGTCCTGCAATTTGTCCCCGATTTCTGGTTGATAGGGTTGGCGATTTTCACCAGCGCGGCGTCCGCCGGACTGGGAGCTTTGACTTCCGTGCGTTCCGCCGTGGCGCTGCCGCCGGCCGAAGCGATGCGCCCCCCCGCCCCGGCCCGCTTCCGTACCGGCTGGGCCGAACGGCTGGGGCTGTCCCGATTTTTCTCCATCCCTGCGCGGATGATTCTGCGCAACTTGGAGCGCCGCCCCTTGAAGGCCTTTCTTTCTCTTTTGGGCATCGCTTGGGCCGTCGCCATTCTGCTTCTGGGTCGCTACTTTTTCGACGCCGTTGACAAAATCATAGATCTCCAGTTTCG
This genomic window from Verrucomicrobiia bacterium contains:
- a CDS encoding cation-transporting P-type ATPase, which codes for MLHSDTEAFDQIPMMEDRRVLEAMASRLEGLTKQEVIQNLDRFGRNAVPGLKRKSLIKRFLANFTHLMAFLLWGGGVIGFVAGMPQLGYAIWAVNLINGIFSFWQEYKAEKATETLLRLLPAFARIVREGREVRVLAEELVPGDILLLAEGEKIPADARLLSGSALTVDQSTLTGESRPVQKTGDVAHPHQDRWEYPNLIFAGTSVATGSARAVVIATGGDTEFGKIARLTQALPEAPSPLQKEMMWVTRLITLLVVAIGAVFWAAATLLAGLELRVGFVFAMGMIVAFVPEGLLPTVTLSLAMGVQRMARRNALVKTLSSVETLGSTTVICTDKTGTLTQNEMTVTDFWVGGRKLKLTGVGYHSDGQVLEAGRPVSVHFQPDLQELLTAASLCNNSRLVSSGSVPGVWTPVGESGEAALRVAALKAGLNGEEIERLYPRISEIPFDTRRRRMTTIQQGPEERIVFVKGSAKELLTLCTRFRQGGAEITLDEKTRREISDAVDGYARGGLRVLAFARRTLPGSLSDFTPYQMERELTFLGLAALTDPPRAGVAEAVEKCHRAGIRLVMFTGDYELTAEAVARKIGLLRSSRSRIYTGGEVAEMSDAELAEVLRANVVFARFTPEEKLRLVAILQTMGEVVAVTGDGVNDAPALKKADIGVAMGKSGTDVAREAADMVLVDDDFASIVNAVEEGRAVYANIRKFITYIFTSNVAEAFPFIFFALSSGRIPLGLNVMQVLSIDLGTDIMPALALGAEKPESGLMDRPPRPRNQHVIDKPLLIRVFFWLGLFQGITAMVAFYFQYWRNGFVGQWIDLPSGGTLYASATTMTLAAIVASQVGNLFTQRSERLSLFRMNPFTNRLLWLGVGVEVVLLLAVVYLPPFQKVFGTAPFAAANWFLLLAAVPLLPLADEVRKAVARRKTKSRGNESLH
- the polX gene encoding DNA polymerase/3'-5' exonuclease PolX, whose translation is MKRISNQEVARIIAEIGEYLDMEGVPFKPRAYEKAAQVVGDLDQSLSELYQTGGLKALEQIPGVGTSIAKKIEELLKTGRLKYYDELKKKIPVDLSGLRKIEGLGPKSIKKLYEKLGVRTVADLEKAAKAGKISKLEHFGAKSEENILKGLEFLKKATGRFLLGMALPIGRKIEARLKGLEEVERVTLAGSLRRRKETIGDLDILVVSKKPMPVMDFFVSMPEVVRVTAHGETKSAVKLESGLDVDLRVVPAESYGAALNYFTGSKDHNVTLREMALAKGWKLNEYGLFKGKKQLAGRTEEELYAALGMEYVPPEMRENTGEIELAKKHKLPKLIGYDDLQGDLQIQTDWTDGADTIEAYAQAAIERGLKYIAITDHTKRLAMTGGLDEKKIRRQWAEIDRVQKKIGSKLKILKGTECDILKDGSLDLDDETLGRLNVCGVAVHSHFDLSREEQTKRIIRAINNPNVDILFHPTGRLIGKREAYDVDMDAIIKAAKETGTVLEIDAFPDRLDLKDEHIKKCVAAGVKLAIDTDAHAIAHLDFLEYGIAQARRGWAEKSDVINTRPLEALLKLLKK
- a CDS encoding FtsX-like permease family protein, producing MGALDRKLLRDLGRLRGQLIAVALVVACGIAAYVTMRSAYQSLVVSQAAYYQEYRFANLFAHLKRAPNSLAERIARIPGVAQVQTRIVMEVNLDVPGLEQPATGRMVSIPEKRVPMLNDLHLRAGRYIEPGRRGEVLASEAFATANELKVGDRIGAVLNGRWEELQIVGIALSPEYVYEIRGTEVLPDNRRFGVFWMGREALAAAFNMEGAFNDLALTLAPGAVEAEVISRLDALLSRYGGLGTYSRSEQISHRFLSDEIAQDRITGLFVPSIFLAVAAFLIHIVLTRLVGTQRPQIGVLKAFGYGNWEIGAHYLKFAWTAVFAGTVLGVALGIWFGKEIAELYSLYFHFPVLQFVPDFWLIGLAIFTSAASAGLGALTSVRSAVALPPAEAMRPPAPARFRTGWAERLGLSRFFSIPARMILRNLERRPLKAFLSLLGIAWAVAILLLGRYFFDAVDKIIDLQFRAIQREDMTVLFATPLPGRVRYELNQLEGVRKTEPFRAVPVRLRFGHRAKRLGLFGLEPEGKLRTLLDKNEKKVFLPPEGLVLTSKLAEILGAARGDTLTLEVLEGERPVRRVVLVGLVDEMVGVSAYMDRAALGRLLREEGNVSGAFLAVDPPAEQALYAELKKTPAVAGVAVRSVMLESFQKSIAESLTVTTTVLILFACVIAVAVVYNSARIALSERGRELASLRVLGFSKKETAFMLVGEQSFLTIAALPFGLVLGYAVAALLSEVMESELYRMPLAISGRSFVFSIATVGAAAFLSALVVVRLLNRLDLVSVLKTGE
- a CDS encoding ABC transporter ATP-binding protein, with the translated sequence MTANPEGIFHIHKISKIYKMGEVEIHALRRVDFDLYAGEFVVLLGPSGSGKSTLLNILGGLDVPTSGEVYYLDHKLTSADEPDLTRFRREHVGFVFQFYNLIPSLTALENVALVTEISPRSMAPEEALRLVGLENRMHHFPAQLSGGEQQRVAIARAVAKRPEVLLCDEPTGALDFATGKVVLEVLEKVNRELGTITVVITHNASIAQMADRVIRLSSGQVAGIRKNERRASPAELAW